The following proteins come from a genomic window of Ilumatobacter coccineus YM16-304:
- a CDS encoding peptidoglycan D,D-transpeptidase FtsI family protein, with translation MSRRTPMVKDVGAAKRAGASRTQSSPKRSGSKQHGRSRAAAGRSSATTTKRRTAGKRERVVADDGRRDRSGRRVATTRSPSETRRRRSTPTPPRGLTRRSKPRTRAERRDAVRSRITAPSPQLRAQDRKAGRPRRRLIAALLGLVALLALIAGRVVLLQTSKADSLRTAGAAQWTRTEQIAANRGTIFDRHGNELAMSVPAAAISINPKLLENGPATVQLLDDLLDLSDEKTAELLEEVNAEEKRGFVYVARQVDDTIGDHIASLGMAGINVDPETIRVMPGGTTGRSVLGRTDIDGVGASGLELQYDDVLTGTGGELSREIAPGGRTIPGTETVSVEPVDGDDLVLTIDRSLQFQTEERMREQVAELGARGGLAVVMDVDSGEILANVSIRRDDETGEPEVTSGNYVAVDSYEPGSVAKVITIAGALNEGVVTPDTTFEVPWRKQYYDDLLKDSHEHPTDPITVSQILIESSNIGTITVQEQMGRFVHYDYMEAFGLGERTALDYPGESPGIFKDVDELWGSERVTVAYGQGMSSTPIQMVAAVNTIANGGTYVAPRLVSETVGPDGSSTMMPASETRRVVSETAAAQTTEMMRRVVCEGTATRAQVEGLSIAGKTGTAFKAADNGTYYDENGDRVYYSSFVGFFPAEDPQVTVLIAVDQPPAGSGGRFGGTAAAPVFAELAPSLIHELDIQPPEDSGGC, from the coding sequence ATGAGCCGTCGGACACCGATGGTCAAAGACGTCGGCGCCGCCAAGCGCGCCGGCGCGTCACGAACGCAGAGTTCACCGAAGCGCAGCGGCTCGAAACAGCACGGTCGAAGCCGGGCAGCCGCCGGACGGTCGAGCGCGACCACGACGAAGCGCCGCACCGCCGGCAAGCGAGAGCGAGTCGTCGCCGACGACGGACGACGCGACCGGAGCGGCCGACGTGTCGCCACGACGCGCAGCCCGTCCGAGACACGTCGTCGTCGCTCGACGCCCACACCGCCCCGCGGTCTCACCCGTCGCAGCAAGCCGCGCACTCGGGCCGAACGCCGCGACGCCGTGCGCAGCCGGATCACCGCACCGTCGCCGCAGCTGCGCGCCCAGGACCGCAAGGCCGGTCGACCGCGCCGCCGCCTGATCGCCGCGTTGCTCGGCCTCGTTGCACTGCTCGCCCTCATCGCCGGACGAGTCGTGCTGCTCCAGACCTCGAAGGCCGACTCGCTGCGCACCGCAGGTGCCGCACAGTGGACCCGGACCGAGCAGATCGCCGCGAACCGCGGCACGATCTTCGACCGCCACGGCAACGAGCTCGCCATGTCGGTGCCGGCTGCTGCGATCTCGATCAACCCGAAGCTGCTCGAGAACGGCCCGGCAACCGTCCAGTTGCTCGACGACCTGCTCGACCTCTCCGACGAGAAGACCGCAGAGCTCCTCGAGGAGGTCAACGCGGAGGAGAAGCGCGGCTTCGTCTACGTCGCTCGTCAGGTCGACGACACGATCGGCGACCACATCGCCTCGCTCGGCATGGCCGGCATCAACGTCGACCCCGAGACGATCCGCGTCATGCCCGGGGGCACCACCGGCCGCAGTGTGCTCGGCCGGACCGACATCGACGGCGTCGGCGCATCGGGCCTCGAATTGCAGTACGACGACGTCCTCACCGGAACCGGCGGCGAACTCTCCCGCGAGATCGCACCCGGCGGCCGTACGATCCCCGGCACCGAGACCGTGTCGGTCGAACCGGTCGACGGCGACGATCTCGTGCTCACGATCGACCGCTCGCTGCAGTTCCAGACCGAGGAGCGCATGCGCGAACAGGTCGCCGAACTCGGCGCACGCGGCGGACTCGCCGTGGTCATGGACGTCGACTCCGGCGAGATCCTGGCCAACGTCTCGATCCGTCGTGACGACGAGACGGGCGAACCGGAAGTGACGAGCGGCAACTACGTCGCCGTCGACAGCTACGAGCCCGGTTCGGTCGCCAAGGTCATCACCATCGCCGGTGCGCTCAACGAAGGCGTCGTCACGCCCGACACGACGTTCGAGGTCCCGTGGCGCAAGCAGTACTACGACGACCTCCTCAAGGACTCCCACGAGCACCCGACCGACCCGATCACGGTGTCGCAGATCCTCATCGAGTCGTCGAACATCGGCACGATCACCGTGCAGGAACAGATGGGACGCTTCGTCCACTACGACTACATGGAGGCCTTCGGACTCGGCGAGCGGACGGCGCTCGACTACCCGGGCGAATCGCCGGGCATCTTCAAAGACGTCGACGAACTGTGGGGCTCGGAGCGCGTGACCGTCGCCTACGGCCAGGGCATGTCGAGCACGCCCATCCAGATGGTCGCCGCGGTCAACACGATCGCCAACGGCGGCACCTACGTGGCGCCCCGCCTGGTCAGCGAGACCGTCGGCCCCGACGGCAGCAGCACGATGATGCCGGCGTCGGAGACGCGCCGAGTGGTGTCGGAAACCGCCGCAGCACAGACGACCGAGATGATGCGCCGAGTGGTGTGTGAAGGCACGGCCACGCGAGCACAGGTGGAGGGGCTGTCGATCGCCGGCAAGACCGGCACCGCGTTCAAGGCGGCCGACAACGGCACCTACTACGACGAGAACGGTGACCGCGTCTACTACTCGAGTTTCGTCGGCTTCTTCCCGGCCGAAGACCCGCAGGTGACCGTCCTCATCGCCGTCGACCAGCCGCCCGCCGGTTCCGGTGGTCGCTTCGGCGGCACCGCAGCAGCGCCCGTGTTCGCCGAACTCGCCCCGTCGCTCATCCACGAGCTCGACATCCAACCCCCCGAAGACTCCGGCGGCTGCTGA
- a CDS encoding UDP-N-acetylmuramoyl-L-alanyl-D-glutamate--2,6-diaminopimelate ligase has translation MALNAAAVADAVRAVGVRCELIGDGSVEVIGATHDSRAVEHGSMFACLRGAAFDGHTFADSAVAAGASALLVDHELTGATGATQLVVDDTRIAVGPAAAAVYGHPSDALVTVGITGTNGKTTTAQLVATILDDVGHRTGVIGTLHGPRTTPEAADLQQTLAGFVTDGNTAAVMEVSSHALALHRVDGTTFDVVAFTNFGQDHLDLHETVEEYFRAKSMLFDRSFAPIAVVNVDDPHGRVLADVLTDRTGDDSMRVVEISVDEVTDVAVEAGRHSYRWRGHDVDVPIGGDFNVANSLAALTIAAELGIDLDAAVAGVARLSTVPGRFERVESAAADRRGISVVVDYAHTPDGLEQLLMSARRVVGPDHRVIVTFGCGGDRDRDKRPAMGDVSSRLADRTIVTSDNPRTEDPARIIDDVLSGVGEEYRSSTTSNPDRRAAIAEALDVAERGDIVLIAGKGHEATQDLGDVVIDFDDRRVAMALLDADAPLAEERTHTS, from the coding sequence ATGGCACTGAACGCTGCGGCGGTCGCCGACGCAGTCCGAGCGGTCGGTGTCAGGTGCGAACTCATCGGTGACGGCAGCGTCGAGGTGATCGGGGCGACACACGACTCGCGCGCCGTCGAGCACGGCTCGATGTTCGCCTGCTTGCGTGGTGCGGCGTTCGACGGTCACACGTTCGCCGACTCGGCCGTCGCCGCGGGAGCGAGCGCACTGCTCGTCGACCACGAACTGACCGGCGCAACCGGCGCGACCCAACTCGTCGTCGACGACACGCGCATCGCCGTCGGGCCCGCCGCCGCCGCCGTGTACGGGCACCCCAGCGACGCCCTCGTCACCGTCGGCATCACCGGCACCAACGGCAAGACCACCACGGCGCAGCTCGTCGCGACGATCCTCGACGACGTGGGACACCGCACCGGCGTGATCGGAACCCTCCACGGGCCGCGCACGACCCCGGAAGCCGCAGACCTGCAACAGACGCTCGCCGGATTCGTGACCGACGGCAACACCGCAGCGGTGATGGAAGTGTCGTCGCACGCGCTCGCGCTGCACCGCGTCGACGGCACGACGTTCGACGTCGTCGCGTTCACCAACTTCGGCCAGGACCACCTCGACCTCCACGAGACCGTCGAGGAGTACTTCCGCGCCAAGTCGATGCTGTTCGACCGATCGTTCGCACCGATCGCCGTGGTCAACGTCGACGACCCCCACGGCCGCGTGCTGGCCGACGTGCTCACCGACCGCACCGGCGACGACTCGATGCGTGTCGTCGAGATCTCGGTCGACGAGGTCACCGACGTGGCGGTCGAAGCCGGACGCCACTCGTACCGATGGCGTGGCCACGACGTCGACGTGCCGATCGGAGGCGACTTCAACGTCGCCAACTCGCTCGCAGCGCTCACCATCGCCGCCGAACTCGGCATCGACCTCGACGCGGCCGTCGCCGGCGTCGCACGCCTGTCGACCGTGCCCGGCCGTTTCGAACGCGTCGAGAGCGCTGCGGCCGACCGACGCGGCATCAGCGTCGTGGTCGACTACGCGCACACCCCCGACGGTCTCGAGCAGTTGCTGATGTCGGCTCGACGCGTGGTCGGCCCCGATCATCGGGTCATCGTCACGTTCGGGTGCGGCGGTGACCGTGACCGCGACAAGCGTCCGGCGATGGGCGACGTGAGCTCGCGACTGGCCGACCGGACCATCGTGACCTCCGACAACCCGCGAACCGAAGATCCCGCCCGGATCATCGATGACGTCCTGTCGGGGGTCGGCGAGGAGTACCGTTCCTCGACGACTTCGAATCCAGACCGCCGAGCCGCAATCGCTGAAGCGCTCGATGTCGCCGAACGTGGCGACATCGTCCTCATCGCCGGCAAGGGCCACGAAGCCACGCAAGACCTCGGAGACGTCGTCATCGACTTCGACGACCGCCGCGTGGCGATGGCTCTGCTCGACGCCGACGCACCTCTCGCTGAAGAAAGAACGCACACATCGTGA
- the mraY gene encoding phospho-N-acetylmuramoyl-pentapeptide-transferase yields the protein MIAIILAAAISTVASLFGTRALIVFFRNRGQGQPILGKEDLGPEHHMAKQGTPTMGGIAIVGAAFLGWLVAHVRGDFPFATQSLIMWAGVAFMALMGFLDDYIKVRKRHNRGIFWKQKNYITMAASFGMAWWLVVGTGISESISITRAEEFGFEVPTIVWILWAGAIIWATTNAVNVTDGLDGLAAGSALMGFGAFVIIAYLTFRNADLYPSVVNPLDLGVFAAAFGGGCLGFLWWNAAPARIFMGDVGALAIGAALAFLALTTNTHLLIVLLCAINVMEAGSVALQMGVFKASGRKKRLFRMSPIHHHFELMGWPETTVIIRFWLISAIAVGLALAIFIADFSSLSNGGL from the coding sequence GTGATCGCCATCATCCTGGCCGCAGCCATCTCCACCGTCGCCTCCCTGTTCGGCACGCGTGCGCTCATCGTGTTCTTCCGCAACCGAGGTCAGGGTCAGCCGATCCTCGGGAAGGAAGACCTCGGTCCCGAACATCACATGGCCAAACAGGGCACACCGACCATGGGCGGCATCGCCATCGTCGGTGCGGCGTTCCTCGGCTGGTTGGTCGCGCACGTGCGCGGCGACTTCCCGTTCGCCACCCAGTCGCTCATCATGTGGGCAGGCGTCGCCTTCATGGCGCTGATGGGATTCCTCGACGACTACATCAAGGTGCGCAAGCGTCACAACCGCGGCATCTTCTGGAAGCAGAAGAACTACATCACCATGGCGGCGAGCTTCGGCATGGCCTGGTGGCTCGTCGTCGGCACCGGCATCTCGGAATCGATCTCGATCACCCGCGCCGAGGAGTTCGGGTTCGAAGTCCCCACGATCGTGTGGATCCTCTGGGCCGGGGCGATCATCTGGGCGACGACCAACGCCGTCAACGTCACCGACGGACTCGACGGCCTCGCCGCCGGTTCGGCTCTCATGGGCTTCGGAGCGTTCGTCATCATCGCCTACCTCACCTTCCGCAACGCCGACCTGTACCCCTCGGTCGTCAACCCGCTCGACCTCGGCGTGTTCGCCGCAGCGTTCGGCGGCGGCTGCCTCGGCTTCCTGTGGTGGAACGCCGCTCCCGCCCGCATCTTCATGGGCGACGTCGGAGCGCTGGCCATCGGTGCCGCGCTGGCCTTCCTCGCCCTCACGACGAACACCCATCTCCTCATCGTGCTGCTCTGTGCCATCAACGTGATGGAAGCCGGTTCGGTCGCCTTGCAGATGGGCGTCTTCAAGGCCTCGGGGCGCAAGAAGCGACTGTTCCGCATGTCGCCGATCCACCACCACTTCGAACTCATGGGATGGCCCGAGACCACCGTCATCATCCGCTTCTGGCTGATCTCGGCCATCGCGGTCGGGCTCGCGCTCGCCATCTTCATCGCCGACTTCTCGAGCCTCTCGAACGGTGGCCTGTGA
- the murD gene encoding UDP-N-acetylmuramoyl-L-alanine--D-glutamate ligase — MTAADSPTALVYGLAVAGQATARALLRRGYTVVVADDVVTDERRHVATELGVELLDAPTAEQLREVVAACSIVSPAPGIPETHRLIEVSNELGVELVSEIELAYRWEQQREGGPRPFLAVTGTDGKTTTTLIAVGMLRAAGLSTIDAGNTDTPLVDAIDDDGFDAFVVECASFRLAWTPSFRADAAVWLNLAPDHLNWHRSMDSYRAAKFQIWANQRSDDTAIGFVSDATVIACLDGAPARHRTFGADDADYTVRDGALVGPAGPICEIATMRRSLPHDITNALAAAALVLESGLATPGDVARALETFVGPPHRLEHVGRWNGIDWFNDSKATTPHAAAVAIKAFDHIVLIAGGKDKYVDLAEMATDADRVDTVIAIGQTTDKIVDAFASVDRIERRATLTEAVELAASIATPGQTVLLSPGCASLDQYPSFEARGDEFRTLVLALHDPDAASTTATPMPTSATPTPTDSPSSPPSPSNQGRRP; from the coding sequence GTGACCGCTGCTGATTCACCGACTGCGCTGGTCTACGGGCTCGCCGTCGCCGGTCAGGCGACCGCACGGGCACTGCTGCGACGCGGCTACACCGTGGTCGTCGCCGACGACGTCGTCACCGACGAACGCCGACACGTGGCCACCGAACTGGGTGTCGAACTGCTCGACGCCCCGACCGCCGAACAGTTGCGCGAGGTCGTCGCCGCCTGCTCGATCGTCAGCCCCGCACCCGGCATCCCCGAGACGCACCGGCTCATCGAGGTCAGCAACGAACTCGGCGTCGAACTGGTGTCGGAGATCGAGCTCGCCTATCGGTGGGAGCAGCAGCGCGAGGGCGGACCTCGGCCGTTCCTCGCCGTCACCGGCACCGACGGCAAGACCACGACCACGCTGATCGCGGTGGGCATGCTCCGCGCCGCCGGGCTGTCGACGATCGATGCTGGCAACACCGACACACCGCTCGTCGACGCGATCGACGACGACGGCTTCGACGCCTTCGTCGTCGAGTGTGCGAGCTTCCGTCTCGCCTGGACGCCGTCGTTCCGGGCCGACGCAGCCGTGTGGCTGAACCTCGCACCCGACCACCTCAACTGGCACCGCTCGATGGACAGCTACCGGGCGGCCAAGTTCCAGATCTGGGCGAACCAGCGATCCGACGACACCGCCATCGGGTTCGTGAGCGACGCCACCGTGATCGCATGCCTCGACGGGGCGCCGGCGCGGCACCGGACGTTCGGTGCCGACGACGCCGACTACACGGTGCGAGACGGCGCACTCGTCGGGCCGGCCGGCCCGATCTGCGAGATCGCGACCATGCGACGCAGCCTGCCGCACGACATCACCAACGCACTCGCCGCCGCAGCCCTCGTGCTCGAATCGGGCCTGGCCACACCGGGCGACGTCGCACGAGCACTCGAGACGTTCGTCGGTCCGCCGCATCGGCTCGAACACGTCGGGCGATGGAACGGCATCGACTGGTTCAACGACTCGAAGGCGACGACGCCGCACGCCGCCGCCGTGGCGATCAAGGCGTTCGACCACATCGTGCTGATCGCCGGCGGCAAAGACAAGTACGTCGACCTCGCCGAAATGGCGACCGACGCCGACCGAGTCGACACCGTCATCGCCATCGGGCAGACCACCGACAAGATCGTCGACGCATTCGCATCGGTCGATCGCATCGAACGCCGCGCGACCTTGACCGAAGCGGTCGAGCTCGCCGCGTCGATCGCCACCCCAGGACAGACCGTGTTGCTCTCGCCCGGCTGCGCCAGCCTCGACCAGTACCCCTCGTTCGAGGCGCGCGGCGACGAGTTCCGCACACTCGTCCTCGCCCTCCACGATCCGGACGCCGCGTCGACGACTGCAACCCCGATGCCAACGTCTGCAACCCCGACTCCGACGGACTCGCCATCGAGCCCGCCATCGCCTTCGAACCAAGGACGACGCCCATGA
- the ftsW gene encoding putative lipid II flippase FtsW: MTSALTVNDRRQAALDRLADKGVRPPRTRTKPQRATRTPSRLRAIARTDGDSTVRRERLGAPPGTWYGIIAVVAVFVMLGLVMVLSASAVTQANQGNSPYSVFLRQSMWAGFGLIGLVAMARIPYRMWRKFVVPIGLIGVAAMLGPFAPGIGANVNGANAWIRVAGFSVQPSEFLKLAVVILAADLLTRRQHAMNHRSGTLYPLAGIAAVGAGLCLAQKDLGSAIVLGSIVFAIAWIAGVPFTPLATMGALSTAVGAAFVVSSQARLDRFTAFLDPDGTKDHLGWQMSQAAISIASGGPAGSGIGGSNTKTGYLPYAHSDFIFAIVADELGMIGAGTVIGGFAMLVLFGVQTALAAPDRFGMLLAGGIAAWFGVQAIINLGGVTGVMPVTGLTLPFFSAGGSSLFVSMAAAGLLLSVTRRIGVRGA; this comes from the coding sequence ATGACCTCGGCACTCACCGTCAACGACCGCCGCCAAGCCGCTCTCGACCGGCTCGCCGACAAGGGCGTACGCCCGCCCCGCACCCGCACCAAGCCGCAGCGAGCGACCCGGACACCGAGCCGACTGCGCGCCATCGCCCGGACCGACGGCGACTCGACCGTGCGTCGTGAACGCCTCGGCGCACCGCCCGGAACCTGGTACGGCATCATCGCCGTCGTCGCCGTGTTTGTGATGCTCGGCCTCGTGATGGTGCTCTCGGCCTCCGCCGTCACGCAGGCCAACCAGGGCAACTCGCCGTACTCCGTGTTCCTCCGGCAGTCGATGTGGGCCGGGTTCGGTCTCATCGGCCTCGTTGCCATGGCGCGCATCCCGTACCGGATGTGGCGCAAGTTCGTCGTGCCGATCGGGCTGATCGGCGTCGCGGCGATGCTCGGGCCCTTCGCCCCGGGAATCGGAGCGAACGTCAACGGCGCCAACGCCTGGATCCGCGTGGCCGGCTTCTCGGTCCAGCCATCGGAGTTCCTGAAGCTCGCCGTGGTGATCCTCGCCGCCGACCTGCTCACCCGACGCCAGCACGCGATGAACCACCGCAGCGGCACCCTCTACCCGTTGGCCGGGATCGCCGCGGTCGGCGCCGGACTCTGCCTCGCTCAGAAAGACCTCGGCTCGGCCATCGTGCTCGGGTCGATCGTCTTCGCGATCGCCTGGATCGCCGGCGTGCCGTTCACGCCGCTCGCCACGATGGGCGCGCTCTCGACGGCGGTCGGCGCAGCGTTCGTCGTGTCGAGCCAGGCCCGCCTCGACCGGTTCACCGCCTTCCTCGACCCCGACGGCACGAAAGACCACCTCGGCTGGCAGATGAGCCAGGCCGCGATCAGCATCGCCAGCGGCGGACCAGCCGGATCCGGCATCGGCGGCAGCAACACCAAGACCGGCTACCTGCCGTACGCCCACAGCGACTTCATCTTCGCGATCGTCGCCGACGAACTCGGCATGATCGGGGCCGGCACCGTGATCGGCGGCTTCGCCATGCTCGTCCTGTTCGGCGTGCAGACCGCACTGGCCGCACCGGATCGCTTCGGCATGCTCCTCGCCGGCGGGATCGCCGCCTGGTTCGGTGTGCAGGCGATCATCAACCTCGGCGGCGTCACCGGCGTCATGCCGGTGACCGGTCTCACGCTGCCCTTCTTCTCGGCGGGTGGCAGTTCGCTGTTCGTCTCGATGGCCGCGGCAGGGTTGCTCTTGAGCGTGACCCGACGCATCGGCGTCCGCGGGGCCTGA
- a CDS encoding UDP-N-acetylglucosamine--N-acetylmuramyl-(pentapeptide) pyrophosphoryl-undecaprenol N-acetylglucosamine transferase yields MSTFAVVTGGGTAGHVLPALAVADALVAAGHDPSELHYVGCERGIETDIVPDTAYDHTFFDVVGFQRSLSRRNLGFVPKMWNARRAAIRLLETLRPKVVVSVGGYASMPAVFAARKLDIPVVVVSYDRRPGRASTVAARRAAVCAVAFENSPLPRAEMTGAPVRQAILDVDRVAGRDAARRSLGIADDRFLVAVMGGSLGSGVLNDAISRIVADHADDTTLAIRQVAGERFADSITSAGDGSSGIHHQVIGYESDMPAVYAAADLLVGRGGASTVHEVAVTGSPAVLVPWSGAADDHQRGNVEWLSEAGAAVLLTEDDVADGGLEREIVRLRRDPAALAALSAAASDRGEVHRSGALAHVIERVALTSPTL; encoded by the coding sequence GTGTCGACGTTCGCTGTCGTCACCGGGGGAGGCACCGCCGGCCACGTTCTGCCCGCGCTCGCCGTCGCCGACGCGCTCGTGGCAGCAGGGCACGATCCGAGCGAACTGCACTACGTCGGCTGCGAGCGTGGCATCGAGACCGACATCGTTCCCGACACCGCATACGACCACACCTTCTTCGACGTCGTCGGCTTCCAACGCAGCCTGAGCCGTCGCAACCTCGGGTTCGTCCCGAAGATGTGGAACGCCCGACGGGCGGCGATCCGCCTGCTCGAGACCCTGCGTCCGAAGGTCGTCGTGTCGGTCGGCGGCTACGCGAGCATGCCCGCGGTCTTCGCCGCCCGCAAGCTCGACATCCCGGTCGTCGTCGTGTCGTACGACCGCCGACCGGGTCGCGCCAGCACGGTCGCTGCCAGACGTGCGGCCGTCTGCGCCGTCGCCTTCGAGAACTCGCCGCTGCCCCGTGCCGAGATGACGGGGGCACCGGTTCGCCAGGCGATCCTCGACGTCGATCGGGTCGCAGGACGCGACGCCGCTCGCAGGTCGCTCGGCATCGCCGACGACCGATTCCTCGTCGCTGTCATGGGCGGTTCGCTCGGTTCCGGCGTGCTGAACGACGCGATCAGCCGCATCGTCGCGGACCACGCCGACGATACGACGCTCGCCATCCGGCAGGTCGCCGGCGAACGGTTCGCCGACTCGATCACCTCGGCCGGCGACGGATCATCGGGCATCCACCACCAGGTGATCGGGTACGAATCCGACATGCCGGCCGTCTATGCGGCTGCCGACCTCCTCGTCGGGCGCGGCGGTGCGAGCACCGTGCACGAGGTGGCCGTCACCGGAAGCCCGGCCGTCCTGGTGCCGTGGAGCGGCGCCGCCGACGATCACCAGCGTGGCAACGTCGAGTGGCTCAGCGAGGCAGGCGCCGCCGTGCTGCTCACCGAGGACGACGTCGCCGACGGGGGACTGGAGCGCGAGATCGTTCGCCTCCGCCGCGACCCCGCCGCCCTCGCCGCGTTGTCGGCAGCAGCGTCCGACCGAGGCGAGGTGCACAGATCGGGCGCATTGGCCCACGTGATCGAACGAGTCGCCCTAACCTCTCCAACACTGTGA
- the murC gene encoding UDP-N-acetylmuramate--L-alanine ligase: MTTPSATTPASVSSTAATDLLAPRRPVPEAPLDLSIPHRLHVVGVGGPGMSAIAIALAEMGHDVSGSDLREHPVLERVRAAMATVHIGHDRSYVHGVDAVTASTAIPERNIELDEARTTGVTVLRRAGMLASICAQAKSIAVAGTHGKTTSTSMLMLMLAEAGLRPNFVVGGDVTDVGTGAQWTGGEWLVVEADESDGTHLELPLHGTILTNVEVDHLDHYGSLDAIIDSFDRYLAQIPGPKVVSADDPVAARLARRHDAITFGTAGDAQVRAVDIRVESGASMFRVERTVPDGPPTVLGEIELPMRGLYNVLNATGAIAMALELGVDFDDIRISLAKFGGVARRFDVRGSDGGATFVDDYAHLPSEIRAVLGGARHSGDGWKRVIAVFQPNRYNRISEIWQEYADAFGDADLIVLTDIYASGTTPIPGVTGKLIVNAVAEANPGKRVVWLPKRDDLISFVAGEARDGDVVVSMGCGDIASFPSEVLDARQRR; encoded by the coding sequence GTGACGACCCCCTCCGCCACCACACCGGCATCGGTCTCATCGACTGCCGCCACCGACCTGCTCGCCCCGCGCCGTCCGGTTCCCGAGGCGCCCCTCGACCTGTCGATTCCGCATCGACTCCACGTCGTCGGCGTCGGTGGACCCGGCATGAGCGCCATCGCCATCGCGCTGGCCGAGATGGGACACGACGTCTCTGGATCCGACCTCCGCGAGCATCCGGTGCTCGAACGGGTCCGTGCCGCCATGGCGACGGTGCACATCGGCCACGACCGCTCGTACGTCCACGGCGTCGACGCCGTCACGGCGTCGACCGCGATCCCCGAGCGCAACATCGAACTCGACGAGGCCCGCACCACCGGCGTCACGGTGCTCCGGCGAGCCGGGATGCTGGCGTCGATCTGTGCGCAGGCCAAGTCGATCGCGGTGGCGGGCACACACGGCAAGACCACCTCGACGTCGATGCTCATGCTGATGCTCGCCGAGGCGGGTCTGCGTCCCAACTTCGTCGTCGGCGGCGACGTCACCGACGTCGGCACCGGGGCCCAGTGGACGGGCGGCGAATGGTTGGTGGTCGAGGCCGACGAGAGCGACGGCACTCACCTCGAACTCCCGCTCCACGGCACCATTCTCACCAACGTCGAGGTCGACCATCTCGACCACTACGGATCGCTCGACGCCATCATCGACTCGTTCGACCGGTACCTGGCGCAGATCCCCGGCCCGAAGGTCGTGTCGGCCGACGACCCCGTCGCCGCCCGACTGGCACGCCGCCACGACGCCATCACGTTCGGCACCGCCGGCGACGCTCAGGTGCGAGCGGTCGACATCCGAGTCGAGTCGGGCGCCTCGATGTTCCGCGTCGAACGCACCGTCCCCGATGGCCCGCCGACCGTGCTCGGCGAGATCGAACTGCCGATGCGTGGCCTCTACAACGTGCTCAACGCGACGGGTGCCATCGCCATGGCGCTCGAACTCGGCGTCGACTTCGACGACATCCGCATCTCACTCGCCAAGTTCGGTGGCGTCGCCCGACGCTTCGACGTGCGCGGATCCGACGGCGGAGCGACGTTCGTCGACGACTACGCCCACCTGCCGTCCGAGATCCGGGCGGTACTCGGCGGAGCGCGCCACAGCGGTGACGGATGGAAGCGCGTGATCGCGGTGTTCCAACCGAACCGCTACAACCGGATCTCCGAGATCTGGCAGGAGTACGCCGACGCGTTCGGCGACGCCGACCTGATCGTCCTCACCGACATCTACGCGTCGGGCACGACGCCGATCCCCGGGGTGACCGGCAAGCTCATCGTCAACGCGGTCGCCGAAGCGAACCCCGGCAAGCGCGTCGTCTGGCTGCCGAAGCGTGACGACCTGATCAGCTTCGTCGCCGGCGAGGCACGCGACGGCGACGTCGTCGTGTCGATGGGATGCGGTGACATCGCGTCGTTCCCGTCGGAGGTGCTCGATGCACGCCAGCGTCGCTGA